One Flavobacteriales bacterium genomic window, ACGGCCCGGGAGGTCCCATTGCGCGGGGCCAGGCGCGCCGAGCACGGCTCGTGAAGTCCGCCCGTTGGGGCGCTCGTTCCGCAAATAAGCCCCGCCGACACCGAGCTTGCGCACCAGGCCCGTCTCATCGCTCAGGGGACTTCGAGCGTGAGCCGCGCATCCAGGAGCGTCTCATTCAGGAAGCGGTAAGCGCGCGTCGGCGCGGTGAGCGCGGCCTCCACTTCGGTGATGGGCTCACCCGGGGGCGGCTGAACATAGGTGAGCGCCTTGAAGTCGAGCAGGTCCCGGTTGCCGTCGGTGTACGAGATGTCCGCTTCCACCTTCGTGTTGATGGCGGGTATCAAGTGCCGCGAGCTCAACTGGTATACGAACATGCGGCGCTGCTCGTAATACTGATCCTCAGAAGCGTATTCATCCACGCCGATGCCCGGATTGCGGAAGCGCTGATAGCGCGCATTGGCCTGGCCCAGCGCATTGGCCATAGCCAGGAGCGAGATGCTGTTGTTGCGGTTGAGCTTCAAGGACAGGCTGGCCAGCGCGTTCCAGCTGTGCGTGATCCCTGATGGCGCCACACGTGCTTGCGTTGCGCCCGTATTCATCGCCAGGGTTCTCATCATTGAAGGCTCGCCGGTGCGGATGAAGGTGGAGCCCGGATCGTATTCGGTCTCGCGGTTGTAGCGCAGGCCCACCAGGAAGCCCAATGCCTTCGGGTTCTTGCTCTTCTTGAACAAGGTGAGCTGATTGCCCGGCAAAGTTCTGGCGGATGTTGGACTACTGGCCCTGCACCGTGTCCACCCGCCAATTGGTGTTGTCCCATTTGCGGTTGAGTTCTGCCAGCCGCCCATTCAATGTGGGAGAGAAATACGCGAGGTTGTAGGTGCCGTTGTAATCGCTCACAGCCTGCGCGATGGCGCTCTCGTTATAGAGCAGTGCGGGTGCGAAAGCAATCCCAACTCCCAGCGGCAGGTGCTGCAACGTGTTGCTGGTGCTCGTGTTCCGGTGCCCTGGTAGCCCGGCGTATTGGCTGTGATGCCATAACCGCTCAGGTAGCCGCCCAGGCCTAGGAGCTGAGTTGCTCATAGAGGTTTGGTTCGACGAAGAGCGGGTAGTCGCCGCCATCGTCTGGAATGCCTTCAGGTATGCCCCGTCCGCCATCATCGCGCGCTAGCCAATCGGTCTTGCCGGGTCGGCCGCTCACAATGTCCTTCCAGGTGCTGTTGGGATTGTAGCCGATGCTGGTGCCCACGCTCACCCGCAGCTTCTCCGGGTAATCGCTCGTGTTCAGACTGATGAGGGCACCGGCCCAATCGCCAGGCAGGTCGGGCGTGGCGGTCTTGGTGATCACGATGTTGTCCATGAGCCCCGTGGGGAAGAGGTCGAGCCGCAGGTTGTTGGTGAGCGGGTCGAGCGTGGGCAGGCGGCTGCCGTTCACCGTGGTCACGATATAGCGGTCAGCCAGGCCGCGCACGGTTACGAACGCGCCTACGGTGCTCACGCCGGTGATGCGCCTCACGGCCTGCGTTGCATCGCCATCGCCGGTCTTGAGCATGGCATCGCGAGAGATGAAGTCCATGCTCACCGCATTGCCGATCTTCATCCGCTCCAAGTAGGTATCGTTGGTGCGCCGCCTTCGCCTCGATCTCCACGCCTTCAAGGCCACCGCGCTCTCGCCCAGGATGATGTTCACCACGAGCACCTCGCCTCCTTTTGGGCTCACCGTGACCTCCTTGTTCTCGTAGCCCACATAACGAACCACCAGTACATGAGGCCGGGTGCATCGATCAGGAGCGAATAGCGGCCATCGAGATCGGTGGTGGTGCCTTTGGAAGGATCGGCCTTCAGCACCACTGCGGCGCCGATCAAGGTCTCGCCGGACTTGTCGGCCACCTTGCCACGCACGGTGCCTTGGGCAAGAAGCACAGAAGCGAACGATGCGCTTAGCAGCGCCAGGAAGACACGGAGGAGCATGGAGTTGGGCAACCGGGGCCGCGAAGGTGCCCGGGAGCATCCCTTGCCCATGTTCGGGGATCGTTAGCACTTCGCTAGCGATGCATGATGCCACTGTGAATAGAATGCTCGGGCTCTTGCTGCAACGGCAGCAACGTTACGTGCCCGTCCAAATGCCGGGAGGTTGCGCTATTCTCGCGTGAATCGCGCCGATCGCCATTCGCTTCGATCGAGATCGATAAGCGCTTAGGCAGCGCAACCGTGCTCAGCGCCGCTTTGTGCAGCAGTGCGAATGAGCGCTCGATCGCCCTTGCGGCCGGTGAGGTCATGAACGCGCAGTACGGCATTCTGCGGTGGCCACGCGAGCTCCACATTCAGCATATCGCTGGTCGCATGTAGCCACAAGCGCGCCTGCGGCAGCCCGCGTTCCTCGATTTCCGCAGTGACCACCGTCAAGCACGCGCTCGTATCGGTGCATCCGTTCTGCGTTACGGCACGGCATACTGGCCATTGGCCGAAGCGATGAAGAAGTAATTCGTGGCACCGGCGATAGGCGCATTCGTCAGGCAGTTGATCCACTGGTATTGCGCGCCCGTTGCTTGCGCGAAGAGCTGGTGGCCGTTCTGCGCGATGCCCACGTTCACCGGGATCACCGTGAGGTTCAGCGTAACCAGTGAATCGCATCCCGATGCCGTTGGGATGGCCGCTGTGTAGGTGCCCGATTGCGTGAGCGCTTGCCCGTTGAGGATGTAAGACTCTCCGCTGCAGATGGTAGCGGAGATGGTTCCAGCGCCCGGCACGCCTTCCACATAATTGCTCGTTGCGCCATTGAGCGCGAAGCCCACGAGTGAGCCATTGATGTTGCCCGCAGCATCGGTCAAAGACGTGAGGCCCGCATTGTTGCCGCCAGCCACGCCTTGGTCCATGCGGTAGTACAAGCGCAGGTCGTCATCATCCGTGTTGGCGCCAAAGGCCATGATGCACTGGATCTCGGCCTCCGTGAGCCCCTGCGCCAAAGGGTGGTCTCGTCCACCCGGCCATTAAGGAAGATCTGCGTGGAACCCGGATAGGCATGTTGCCGATGCGGAACAGGCCCGTTGGCGGTGATGTTCCGCTGGCTGCGGTGGACCCGATGAGCTCGCCATCGTGGTACATGGCCAAGGTGCTGCCATCGTAGGTGAGTGCCACGAATTGCCAGGTATTCAAGGTGAGCGCGTTGTCCGTGGCGATGGTGAAGACCTGATTGGCACTGTTGCGCAGTAAGCCTTCCAAGGTGGTGCCGTAGGTCTGCAACAGGTAGAAGTCGCACTGGGCATTGTCGGAAGCCCGCGATGGCCTCCATGTCGGGCCAGTTCGCGTTCTGCGTGGGATAGACCCAGCACGTGATGCTGAAGCCGGATTGATTGGCGATCTGCGCCGAGGCATTGGCCACAACCACCTCATCGTTCACGCCATCGAAATGGAGCGCATTGCTCACTTGGCCGCTGCTGCAAAGAGCAAGTGAAATGGCCAACAGGACGGTTGAGGGTCGAAGTGCTCTCATATGGGCAGGGATTGGGTCCGGCGGAAGACGACTTCCCAAAGAAAAGCAAGATGGCCTGATCGAACTCTGCCAAGGGGCGGTGGTTACTTTCGGCCCTCATTCATCGGCATGAAAATCCTCGTCCTGCTCAGCCAAAGTGCCCGACACCACCGCACGCATCGCCTTCACCAACGGCGACACGCAATACGATGGCAACGGCGTCACCTTCATCATGAACCCCTACGACGAATGGTACGCCCTGGTGCGCGCCTTGGAGCTGAAAGAGGCCAAGGGCAGCGGTTCGGTAACCACCATCACGGTGGGCGGTGCCGATACCGGGCTACCATCCGCAAGGGACTGGCCATCGGTGCCGATGAAGCCGTGCGCATCGACGCACAGCCGTCCGACGCCATGCAAGTGGCTGAGTTGATGCGGGCTGGGCCAAGGACAAGGGCTTCGACCTGGTGCTAGCTGGAAAAGAGACCATCGACCATAACGGTGGCGTGGTGGGCGCCATGGTGGCCGAATTGCTCGACGTGCCTTATGTGCCCCTCGCGAGCAAGCTTGATGTCAACGGCGATACCGCCGCAATCGACGCGACGTTCCCGGCGGCGTTGAAGTGCTGGAGGTGAAATTGCCCTTCGCCCCTGAGCGCCGCCAAAGGCATGGCCGAGCAACGCATCCCAAACATGCGTGGGATCATGGCGGCGCGCACCAAACCGCTGCAAGTGGTGGCCGCTGGCGCTGTGAGCAATGCAGCAAACACCGTGAAATTTGAGCTGCCGCCTGCCAAGGGCGCAGTGAAGATGATC contains:
- a CDS encoding TonB-dependent receptor plug domain-containing protein, with the protein product MGYENKEVTVSPKGGEVLVVNIILGESAVALKAWRSRRRRRTNDTYLERMKIGNAVSMDFISRDAMLKTGDGDATQAVRRITGVSTVGAFVTVRGLADRYIVTTVNGSRLPTLDPLTNNLRLDLFPTGLMDNIVITKTATPDLPGDWAGALISLNTSDYPEKLRVSVGTSIGYNPNSTWKDIVSGRPGKTDWLARDDGGRGIPEGIPDDGGDYPLFVEPNLYEQLSS